A single genomic interval of Picosynechococcus sp. PCC 7003 harbors:
- the der gene encoding ribosome biogenesis GTPase Der, whose amino-acid sequence MKLPIIAVIGRPNVGKSTLVNRIAGDQQAIVHDQPGITRDRTYRPGFWQDRNFQIVDTGGIVFDDREEFIPLIREQAAIALAEAAVALFVVDGQAGLNAADQEIADWLRQQNVPVVLAVNKCESLEQGYTQAAEFWELGMGEPFPISAIHGSGTGDLLDKVIEYLPTITDVEEDTTINVAIIGRPNVGKSSLLNALTGEQRAIVSPISGTTRDAIDTIIARNGQQYRLIDTAGIRRKKNVDYGAEFFSINRAFKAIRRADVVLFVIDVLDGVTEQDLKLAGRIIDEGRAVIIIANKWDAVEKDTYTINQYRKELQARLFFMEWADMLFISAQTGQRVNKILDLVDQAAESHRRRVSTSVINEVIQEAVSWHSPPTSRQGKQGRIYYGTQVRSQPPTISLFVNDPKRFNDSYRRYIEKQFRQDLGFHGTPIKLVWRGKRVRDAERGTPNRATKV is encoded by the coding sequence ATGAAACTCCCCATTATTGCCGTGATCGGTCGTCCCAACGTGGGCAAATCCACCCTCGTCAACCGCATTGCTGGCGATCAACAGGCGATCGTCCATGATCAGCCCGGCATTACCCGCGATCGCACCTATCGCCCTGGTTTTTGGCAAGACCGCAACTTTCAGATTGTCGATACGGGTGGGATCGTTTTCGATGACCGCGAAGAATTTATCCCCCTAATCCGCGAACAAGCGGCGATCGCCCTTGCCGAAGCCGCCGTTGCCCTTTTTGTGGTGGATGGCCAGGCCGGATTAAACGCCGCCGACCAAGAAATTGCCGACTGGTTGCGCCAACAAAATGTCCCCGTTGTCCTTGCTGTCAACAAGTGCGAATCCCTCGAACAAGGTTATACCCAAGCAGCCGAATTCTGGGAACTGGGCATGGGAGAACCTTTCCCCATCTCAGCGATCCATGGCAGTGGTACCGGTGATCTTTTAGACAAAGTCATTGAATATCTCCCGACGATCACCGACGTGGAAGAAGATACCACTATTAATGTCGCGATTATTGGTCGCCCCAATGTCGGTAAATCGAGTCTGCTAAATGCTCTTACCGGGGAACAACGGGCGATCGTCAGCCCAATTTCTGGTACAACCCGCGATGCCATTGACACAATCATCGCGCGCAACGGCCAACAATATCGCCTCATTGATACCGCTGGCATCCGCCGGAAAAAAAATGTGGATTATGGGGCCGAATTTTTTAGCATTAACCGTGCCTTTAAAGCAATCCGCCGCGCCGATGTGGTGCTTTTTGTAATTGATGTTTTGGATGGGGTGACTGAACAGGATCTCAAACTGGCGGGTCGGATCATTGACGAAGGTCGAGCCGTAATTATCATCGCTAATAAGTGGGATGCCGTCGAAAAAGATACCTACACCATCAACCAATACCGCAAAGAGTTGCAGGCGCGTCTATTTTTCATGGAATGGGCCGATATGCTCTTTATCAGTGCCCAAACTGGTCAGCGGGTAAATAAAATCCTCGATTTAGTCGATCAAGCTGCTGAATCTCACCGTCGCCGCGTTTCTACCTCCGTCATTAATGAGGTGATCCAAGAAGCGGTTTCCTGGCATTCTCCCCCCACCAGTCGCCAAGGGAAACAGGGCCGGATTTACTATGGCACCCAGGTGCGTAGTCAGCCACCAACGATTTCTCTATTTGTCAATGACCCCAAACGTTTTAATGACAGCTATCGCCGCTATATCGAGAAGCAATTTCGCCAGGATCTTGGTTTCCATGGCACACCGATTAAATTGGTTTGGCGGGGTAAGCGAGTCCGGGATGCAGAGCGGGGCACTCCCAACCGAGCCACAAAGGTTTAA
- a CDS encoding formate/nitrite transporter family protein, whose translation MDYVIPKELVDASIKAGETKARLSVKDLLIRGFYSGLALGVATTLAVTVAVQSGLPFLGALLFPWGFASIVLFGMELVTGNFALMTSAMLAGRVRFGKALNNWLWVYIGNFLGCLFVALLMGFSLTNGGTADPSPVGEKIMEIALSKTVAVKEMGTNGFFLFIVRGIFCNFLVCLAVMMGMVSKSVPGKFMGCWFPIFAFVTLGLEHIVVNMFFILTGMVLGAPISGMDMVFWDFLPVTIGNIIGGGIFIGALLYSTHYTKSQGLPQMAMEESMKNPVLR comes from the coding sequence ATGGACTACGTAATCCCCAAAGAACTAGTAGATGCCAGTATCAAAGCAGGCGAAACAAAAGCACGGCTTTCCGTCAAAGATCTGCTCATCCGTGGCTTCTACTCTGGTTTGGCTCTTGGTGTTGCCACAACTCTCGCTGTTACCGTCGCTGTGCAAAGTGGTTTACCCTTCCTCGGAGCGCTCCTCTTCCCTTGGGGATTTGCCTCCATCGTGCTTTTTGGGATGGAATTGGTGACCGGAAACTTCGCTTTGATGACATCGGCAATGTTGGCTGGGCGAGTGAGGTTTGGCAAAGCTCTAAATAACTGGCTTTGGGTTTATATCGGCAACTTTTTAGGCTGTTTGTTTGTTGCACTACTGATGGGTTTCTCCCTCACCAATGGTGGCACGGCTGACCCGAGTCCTGTGGGCGAAAAAATCATGGAAATTGCCCTCTCCAAAACTGTGGCCGTCAAGGAAATGGGCACCAATGGTTTCTTCCTTTTTATCGTCCGTGGCATTTTTTGTAACTTCCTGGTTTGCCTGGCCGTGATGATGGGTATGGTGAGCAAGTCTGTCCCTGGTAAGTTTATGGGCTGTTGGTTCCCGATCTTCGCGTTTGTCACCCTTGGTCTGGAGCACATCGTCGTTAATATGTTCTTTATCTTGACTGGTATGGTTCTCGGCGCACCGATCTCTGGTATGGATATGGTCTTCTGGGATTTCTTGCCTGTGACGATCGGTAACATCATTGGCGGTGGTATTTTCATCGGCGCTCTGTTGTACTCAACCCACTACACGAAATCCCAAGGGCTTCCCCAAATGGCAATGGAAGAATCCATGAAAAATCCCGTACTGCGCTAA
- a CDS encoding trans-acting enoyl reductase family protein, with protein sequence MSSEKMSSSPTYDLIVVGATGFVGQIICRYLCDHAERESFTWAIAGRSAEKLAQLKRSLGVPGKTLASHVVDVFDQGAVMALCAQTKVIVTTVGPYSLYGETLVRACATTGTDYCDLTGEVQWIKKMVSKYEAIAQQAGARIIHCCGFDSVPSDLGVYFLQQQARKQFGEPCHQIKMRVKAAQGGISGGTAASGVNLIKEAIADPEIKALLGNPYALCSEAPNPQHPAPLIPVQIDHAFGEWVTPFIMAAVNTPIVLRSNALENWAYGEQFQYDEGLLTGVSVGGWLKAQGLSLLLKILGGAAAIAPGILEKIVPAPGEGPSPGQQQAGFYDLRFWGTTASGETLMAKVTGDRDPGYGSTAKIIAQAGLCLAKDHLSRPGGFWTPATGMGEPLIERLTTYSGLTFSIL encoded by the coding sequence ATGTCTTCTGAAAAAATGTCTTCGTCACCCACCTATGATCTGATTGTGGTGGGGGCCACTGGCTTTGTGGGCCAAATTATTTGCCGCTATCTTTGTGACCATGCGGAACGTGAATCATTTACTTGGGCGATCGCCGGTCGTTCAGCCGAAAAATTAGCCCAACTGAAGCGTTCCTTAGGTGTCCCTGGGAAGACCTTAGCAAGTCATGTCGTTGATGTTTTTGATCAAGGGGCAGTGATGGCTCTCTGTGCGCAAACGAAGGTGATCGTCACCACGGTCGGCCCCTACAGCCTCTACGGCGAAACCCTGGTACGGGCCTGCGCCACGACGGGGACTGATTATTGCGATCTGACTGGGGAAGTCCAGTGGATCAAAAAAATGGTGAGCAAATATGAGGCGATCGCCCAACAAGCGGGAGCGCGGATTATCCATTGTTGCGGCTTTGATTCGGTACCGTCTGACCTTGGGGTGTATTTTTTGCAGCAGCAAGCCCGAAAACAATTTGGGGAACCCTGTCATCAGATAAAAATGCGCGTGAAGGCCGCCCAGGGGGGAATTTCCGGGGGAACAGCGGCCAGTGGTGTGAATCTGATCAAAGAGGCGATCGCCGACCCAGAGATCAAAGCACTGTTGGGAAATCCCTATGCCCTCTGTTCCGAAGCCCCCAATCCACAGCATCCAGCTCCCCTAATTCCCGTACAAATCGATCACGCCTTTGGTGAATGGGTGACACCCTTTATCATGGCGGCAGTGAATACCCCCATCGTGCTGCGCTCCAATGCCTTAGAAAATTGGGCCTATGGTGAACAATTCCAGTACGACGAAGGATTGCTTACGGGGGTCAGTGTTGGCGGTTGGCTCAAAGCCCAGGGTCTAAGCCTGTTACTCAAGATTCTGGGAGGAGCAGCGGCGATCGCCCCTGGCATCCTCGAAAAAATTGTCCCAGCTCCCGGTGAAGGGCCTTCCCCCGGCCAACAGCAAGCAGGGTTTTACGATCTACGCTTTTGGGGAACCACTGCCTCCGGCGAAACCCTCATGGCCAAAGTCACTGGCGATCGCGATCCCGGCTATGGCTCCACCGCAAAAATTATTGCCCAAGCAGGACTCTGTTTAGCCAAAGATCATTTATCCCGACCAGGTGGCTTCTGGACGCCAGCCACAGGGATGGGCGAACCTCTCATCGAACGTCTCACTACCTACAGTGGTTTAACCTTCAGCATTCTTTGA
- a CDS encoding ABC transporter ATP-binding protein — protein MSDLVLDVRQLQVAFTSENQTNLAVDQISFQIERGQTLGIVGESGSGKSVTSLALMGLIQKPGRVTGGKIFFKATPDTEPLDLQSLPEWERRTYRGGEIAMIFQEPMSSLNPVYNVEFQLTEAILLHQNVTPAQARQQAIARLQEVQLPAEVMKRYPHELSGGQLQRVMIAMAIASNPTLLIADEPTTALDVTVQATILQLLRDLCQARQMSLIFITHDLGVIAELVDEVAVMYRGKIVEQGPIERIFKAPLHPYTKGLLACRPRLDQKLVLLPTVADYMSVETDPDTQSIVIQERQPDLNLLAEVSLEADKKRLEALIKQKPLLSVQKLQVGYPSRNFLLTGQRYFMAVNNVSFDLYPGETLGLVGESGCGKSTLARAILRLIQPLSGDIWFRGENIAQLPARSKRLRQLRREMQIVFQNPYNSLNPRMTIGQAIAEPLIIHNIKRDKKKRLERVQYLLERVGLNPGWVNRYPHELSGGQRQRVCIARALAIEPQFIICDESVSALDVSVQAQVLNLLKELQAEFQLTYIFISHDLSVVKFMGDRIIVMNKGKIEEVGTADQIYRNPQQDYTKQLIAAIPQGL, from the coding sequence ATGAGTGATCTGGTTCTCGATGTCCGTCAACTGCAGGTGGCCTTCACCAGCGAAAATCAAACCAATCTCGCGGTTGATCAAATTAGCTTTCAGATCGAACGGGGCCAGACCCTCGGCATTGTGGGGGAATCCGGCTCCGGCAAATCGGTCACTTCCCTCGCGCTGATGGGGCTGATCCAAAAGCCAGGCCGCGTCACCGGGGGCAAAATTTTCTTTAAGGCGACCCCAGACACAGAACCCCTTGATCTGCAAAGTTTGCCGGAATGGGAACGGCGCACCTATCGCGGTGGCGAGATTGCGATGATTTTCCAGGAACCGATGAGTTCCCTCAATCCTGTTTATAACGTGGAATTTCAGCTCACCGAAGCGATTTTATTGCACCAGAATGTCACCCCAGCCCAGGCCCGACAACAGGCGATCGCCCGGCTCCAGGAAGTGCAACTGCCCGCCGAAGTAATGAAACGCTATCCCCACGAACTGTCCGGGGGCCAACTGCAACGGGTGATGATTGCGATGGCGATCGCCTCCAATCCGACGCTATTAATTGCGGATGAACCCACCACCGCCTTGGATGTCACCGTGCAAGCAACGATTTTGCAACTGTTGCGGGATTTGTGTCAGGCCCGGCAAATGTCTTTGATTTTCATTACCCACGATTTGGGGGTGATTGCGGAACTCGTTGACGAGGTGGCGGTGATGTACCGGGGGAAAATCGTTGAGCAAGGCCCCATCGAACGAATTTTTAAAGCGCCCCTACACCCCTACACCAAAGGGTTACTGGCCTGTCGGCCCCGCCTTGATCAAAAGTTGGTGCTGCTGCCGACCGTTGCCGACTACATGAGCGTTGAAACTGATCCCGACACCCAAAGTATTGTGATTCAAGAGCGACAACCGGATCTGAATTTACTGGCGGAAGTATCCCTAGAGGCTGATAAAAAACGTCTCGAAGCTCTCATTAAACAAAAACCCCTCCTATCTGTGCAAAAGCTCCAGGTGGGTTACCCCAGTCGTAATTTTCTTTTGACGGGACAACGGTATTTCATGGCCGTTAATAACGTTTCTTTTGATCTCTATCCGGGGGAAACCCTGGGTCTAGTGGGCGAATCTGGGTGCGGCAAATCCACCCTGGCCCGGGCCATTTTGCGACTTATCCAACCCCTCAGCGGCGACATTTGGTTTCGGGGTGAAAATATTGCCCAACTCCCCGCCCGCAGCAAACGCCTCCGACAACTGCGCCGGGAGATGCAAATTGTTTTCCAAAATCCTTACAATTCCCTCAACCCCCGCATGACCATTGGCCAGGCGATCGCCGAACCGTTAATCATTCACAATATCAAGCGGGACAAGAAAAAACGCCTCGAACGGGTGCAATACCTGTTAGAACGGGTGGGCCTCAATCCCGGTTGGGTGAACCGCTATCCCCACGAACTGTCGGGCGGCCAACGGCAACGGGTTTGTATTGCACGGGCCTTGGCCATTGAACCTCAGTTTATTATCTGTGACGAATCAGTGTCGGCCTTGGATGTGTCTGTCCAGGCCCAAGTGTTAAATCTGCTGAAGGAACTGCAAGCGGAATTTCAACTGACCTACATTTTTATTTCCCACGATCTCAGCGTTGTGAAATTTATGGGCGATCGCATCATTGTGATGAATAAAGGCAAAATCGAGGAAGTGGGTACGGCTGACCAGATTTACCGCAATCCCCAACAGGACTACACCAAACAACTCATCGCCGCGATCCCCCAAGGCCTCTAA
- a CDS encoding Rrf2 family transcriptional regulator, with amino-acid sequence MKLTTRGHYSVKALLDISLQPGYGPTSVKAIAKRQNLPAPYLEKLLIEMRRAGILRSVRGAQGGYQLLSKPEDISLGQILQAIGETIEPLPHHEPHPDQAEDWVTFSLWQRLHQKLQEALYNITLADLYYDARSWKAAQGEATSFVI; translated from the coding sequence ATGAAGCTAACCACCAGAGGTCATTACAGCGTTAAAGCTTTACTTGATATTAGTTTACAACCCGGTTATGGCCCCACCTCCGTAAAGGCGATCGCCAAACGCCAAAACCTCCCAGCCCCATACCTTGAGAAGCTGTTGATTGAGATGCGTCGAGCCGGAATTCTTCGCTCAGTCCGGGGTGCCCAAGGGGGATATCAATTACTATCGAAACCCGAAGATATTTCCCTAGGTCAAATTCTCCAGGCCATCGGTGAAACCATTGAACCGCTACCCCACCATGAACCCCATCCCGACCAAGCCGAAGATTGGGTGACCTTTAGTCTCTGGCAACGACTCCACCAAAAACTCCAAGAAGCCCTTTATAACATTACCCTTGCTGATTTATATTACGACGCCCGCAGTTGGAAAGCGGCCCAGGGGGAAGCCACAAGTTTTGTTATTTAA
- a CDS encoding bifunctional 4-hydroxy-2-oxoglutarate aldolase/2-dehydro-3-deoxy-phosphogluconate aldolase gives MTPLQQRWFAQLQEHRAIAVIRATDWQQGITMAETAIAGGLQLIEITWNSDQAGRIITTLREKFPQTIIGTGTILTSTELKEAIASGATFAFSPHSDQALIKIAHHQDIPMVLGAMTPSEIYQAWRWGSDGVKVFPIKAVGGASFIRCLQAPFPQIPLIPTGGVTLTNGPELIQAGAIAVGLSSDLFPPVMLGQREWQHLSQRFQQHHPSQW, from the coding sequence ATGACCCCCCTCCAACAACGCTGGTTTGCACAACTCCAAGAACACCGGGCGATCGCCGTCATTCGGGCTACGGATTGGCAACAGGGCATAACTATGGCTGAAACCGCCATTGCTGGGGGATTGCAACTCATCGAAATTACCTGGAATAGTGACCAAGCCGGCCGCATCATTACTACCCTACGGGAAAAGTTTCCCCAGACAATTATTGGCACGGGCACAATCCTCACCTCTACGGAATTAAAAGAGGCGATCGCCAGTGGCGCAACCTTTGCCTTTAGCCCCCACAGTGACCAGGCTCTGATTAAAATTGCCCACCACCAAGATATTCCCATGGTTCTTGGAGCGATGACTCCCAGCGAAATCTATCAAGCTTGGCGTTGGGGTAGTGATGGCGTCAAGGTCTTTCCCATTAAAGCCGTCGGTGGCGCTAGTTTTATCCGTTGTCTCCAAGCGCCTTTCCCTCAAATTCCTCTGATTCCCACCGGGGGCGTCACCCTGACTAATGGCCCCGAATTGATCCAAGCCGGGGCGATCGCCGTTGGCCTGTCGAGTGATCTTTTTCCGCCGGTAATGCTAGGGCAACGGGAATGGCAACACCTGAGCCAACGCTTCCAGCAACATCACCCTAGTCAATGGTAA
- a CDS encoding GFA family protein has protein sequence MSDFSEPKRYGGGCHCGGVRFQVILRNVKALDCNCSICRKKGFLHILVSQVDFHLHQGKDLLTAHHFNTHQATHLFCRRCGVHSFYIPRSHPDSIDVNLRCLDENLLDVFEIIFFDGENWEDNLS, from the coding sequence ATGTCTGATTTTTCTGAACCGAAACGCTATGGGGGTGGCTGTCATTGTGGCGGTGTTCGCTTCCAAGTCATTCTGAGAAACGTTAAAGCCCTTGACTGCAACTGTTCCATTTGTCGCAAAAAAGGATTTCTCCATATCCTTGTTTCCCAGGTAGATTTCCATTTACACCAAGGAAAAGATCTACTAACGGCTCACCACTTTAATACCCACCAAGCAACTCACCTTTTTTGTCGGCGTTGTGGCGTCCATTCTTTTTATATCCCCCGCTCCCATCCCGATAGTATCGATGTGAATCTGCGCTGTTTAGATGAAAATCTATTAGATGTCTTTGAGATTATATTTTTTGACGGGGAAAATTGGGAAGACAATCTCTCCTAA
- a CDS encoding heavy metal-responsive transcriptional regulator — MATADYGLKIGTVAQQSGLPVKTIRYYADLGLLTTVMGRSPKGYRLFSAAVFARLAFIKRAQSLGLSLEDIGKILSVRDQGTLPCGVIKELLEAQLQEINQQMAALTILKGELQGILSGWQDFSDQPQPPSTICPNLQ, encoded by the coding sequence ATGGCAACGGCAGATTATGGCCTCAAAATTGGGACCGTGGCCCAGCAGAGCGGTTTACCGGTAAAGACGATTCGCTACTATGCAGATCTGGGTTTGTTGACCACGGTGATGGGGCGATCGCCAAAGGGTTATCGACTCTTTTCGGCGGCAGTGTTTGCTCGGTTAGCCTTTATTAAACGGGCCCAGTCCCTCGGTTTAAGCCTCGAAGACATTGGCAAAATCCTATCGGTGCGCGACCAAGGAACTTTGCCCTGTGGGGTGATTAAAGAATTATTAGAAGCGCAACTCCAAGAAATTAATCAGCAAATGGCTGCCCTGACGATCCTAAAGGGGGAATTACAAGGTATTCTGTCTGGTTGGCAAGATTTTTCTGATCAGCCCCAGCCCCCATCGACCATTTGTCCAAATTTGCAATGA
- the trmH gene encoding tRNA (guanosine(18)-2'-O)-methyltransferase TrmH, with translation MLSRRYQRICETLNRRQPDLTVLMEDVHKPHNISAIIRTCDAVGVMAVHGMNRVADGDVLDTYSQVAQGSEKWVDLNRHPDITTAIDQLHQQNFKIYAAHLSDRAVDYRTIDYTQPTAILMGAERWGVSDTAAERVDGHIIIPMLGMVQSLNVSVAAAVILFEAQRQRLQAGFYDQPRLDPEFYRQKVFEWGYPELVAHYRDRQLPYPPLDSEGQIIQT, from the coding sequence GTGCTATCGAGAAGATATCAACGCATTTGCGAAACCCTAAACCGTCGTCAACCCGACCTCACTGTCCTCATGGAGGATGTCCACAAACCCCACAATATTTCTGCGATTATTCGCACCTGTGATGCAGTAGGGGTGATGGCTGTCCATGGTATGAATCGGGTCGCAGATGGTGATGTCCTCGATACTTATTCCCAGGTGGCCCAAGGTAGTGAAAAATGGGTTGATTTAAACCGTCACCCTGATATCACCACGGCCATCGATCAGCTCCACCAGCAAAACTTCAAGATCTATGCGGCCCATTTAAGCGATCGCGCCGTTGATTATCGCACCATTGACTATACGCAACCCACGGCAATTTTGATGGGTGCCGAACGGTGGGGGGTCAGTGACACAGCAGCCGAGCGGGTGGATGGTCACATTATTATTCCGATGCTAGGGATGGTGCAGTCCCTCAATGTTTCCGTGGCTGCAGCGGTGATTCTCTTTGAAGCGCAACGTCAACGCCTCCAGGCCGGGTTTTATGACCAACCCCGCCTCGATCCAGAGTTCTACCGTCAGAAAGTCTTTGAGTGGGGCTACCCCGAACTTGTTGCCCATTACCGCGATCGCCAATTACCCTATCCCCCTTTAGATTCAGAAGGTCAAATCATTCAAACCTAA
- a CDS encoding NUDIX hydrolase: MASHNELPEVIKPLLMYSGSKFAYEVNRLRLPNGAVGDYGAIRHPGGALVVPVTNEGQLVVVRQYRFALQGRIIEFPAGTIETDEDPLSTVQRELPEEAGYVAKNWRSLGKFPLCPGYSDEWIYSFLATDLEKLAVPPAQDADEDIEVLLLSPEELEAKIHNGDRLDAKTIASYYLAKPFLTL; the protein is encoded by the coding sequence ATGGCTTCCCACAATGAACTGCCTGAGGTGATCAAACCTCTCTTGATGTATAGTGGCTCGAAATTTGCCTACGAAGTGAATCGCCTGCGGTTACCCAATGGGGCCGTTGGTGACTATGGGGCGATCCGCCATCCGGGGGGGGCGTTGGTGGTGCCCGTGACCAATGAAGGGCAGTTAGTGGTGGTGCGTCAGTATCGCTTTGCCCTCCAGGGAAGGATTATTGAATTTCCGGCAGGAACCATCGAAACCGATGAAGATCCCCTCAGCACGGTGCAACGGGAACTGCCAGAGGAAGCGGGTTACGTGGCGAAAAATTGGCGATCGCTAGGGAAATTCCCCCTTTGTCCGGGCTACTCTGACGAGTGGATTTATAGTTTTTTGGCGACGGATTTAGAAAAATTAGCCGTCCCTCCAGCCCAGGATGCCGACGAAGATATTGAGGTGCTCTTGCTGAGTCCAGAAGAGTTGGAAGCCAAAATCCACAATGGCGATCGCCTCGATGCAAAAACCATTGCCAGCTACTATCTCGCTAAACCTTTTTTGACCCTCTAA
- a CDS encoding AbrB family transcriptional regulator, whose translation MATKKKIETLTGDALLAKVKELETHSKEEKARACGYYTITKNGVERVNMMKFYNALIEAEGVQLDSNTNAQGRGGRAATYRISVQSNGNLLIGSAYTKKMGLQPGDEFEISLGRKHIHLKQLGADDEA comes from the coding sequence ATGGCTACAAAGAAAAAGATTGAAACATTGACCGGTGATGCACTGCTCGCGAAAGTGAAGGAGCTTGAAACCCACAGTAAAGAAGAAAAAGCTAGAGCTTGCGGCTATTACACGATCACCAAGAATGGGGTTGAACGTGTCAATATGATGAAGTTCTATAACGCCCTCATCGAAGCAGAAGGGGTGCAGTTAGATAGCAATACAAACGCCCAGGGCCGGGGTGGTCGTGCTGCCACCTATCGTATTAGTGTCCAGTCCAATGGGAATCTTTTGATTGGGTCTGCCTACACAAAAAAGATGGGTCTTCAGCCTGGTGATGAATTTGAAATTTCTTTAGGTCGCAAGCACATTCATCTCAAACAACTAGGTGCTGATGATGAGGCTTAA
- a CDS encoding UDP-N-acetylmuramoyl-L-alanyl-D-glutamate--2,6-diaminopimelate ligase, with amino-acid sequence MMQLGALLKQVSAIESLPDHPMLQQVVKGLASNSQAVMPGDLFVGLPGTRVDGGEFWQGAIEAGAIAAVVSPEALEKFPATKGECVIPVADPIIACAEIANLFYNKPTASLKLVGVTGTNGKTTTSHLIEYFLQAAQQPTALIGTLYTRWPGYEKIATHTTPFAIDLQKNFAAALEAGNTHAVMEVSSHALHQNRVKGCQFDVAVFTNLTQDHLDYHPTMEDYFQAKALLFNEEYCHGRAVVNLDNPYGDRLAHKLGEKAWGYSLQDAAADLYMDRLIYTATGVQGRLKTPMGTVEFTSPLVGQFNLENVMAAIGAGLALGLDLDQMITCLPQFQGVPGRMERVIVAEDQDISVIVDYAHTPDSLENLLKASRPFIAKKMICVFGCGGDRDRTKRPLMGKIAATQSDWAVVTSDNPRTEDPKQILADVVEGIPENIQFLVEADRATAIQRAIVEAQPGDGVLIAGKGHEDYQILGTEKIHFDDREEARKALGDRRQKNA; translated from the coding sequence ATGATGCAGCTAGGCGCACTTTTAAAACAGGTATCGGCCATTGAATCCCTGCCGGATCACCCGATGCTACAGCAAGTCGTTAAAGGATTGGCGAGCAACTCCCAAGCCGTGATGCCTGGGGATCTGTTTGTTGGCTTGCCCGGCACCCGCGTCGATGGAGGTGAGTTTTGGCAAGGGGCCATCGAAGCCGGGGCGATCGCCGCTGTGGTCAGTCCAGAGGCCCTCGAAAAATTCCCCGCAACCAAGGGCGAATGTGTCATTCCCGTTGCCGACCCCATAATTGCCTGTGCTGAAATTGCCAACCTCTTTTACAACAAACCCACTGCAAGTTTAAAACTGGTCGGGGTGACGGGGACGAACGGCAAAACGACCACCAGCCACCTAATTGAATATTTCCTCCAAGCCGCCCAACAGCCCACGGCCCTGATTGGCACCCTCTACACCCGCTGGCCTGGCTACGAAAAAATTGCCACCCACACCACTCCTTTCGCCATTGATCTCCAGAAAAACTTTGCGGCGGCCCTCGAAGCAGGCAATACCCACGCCGTTATGGAAGTGAGTTCCCACGCGCTACACCAAAATCGTGTTAAGGGCTGTCAGTTTGATGTGGCGGTATTCACAAATTTGACTCAGGATCACCTGGATTATCATCCCACCATGGAGGATTATTTCCAGGCAAAGGCCTTGCTCTTTAATGAGGAATATTGCCACGGCCGAGCGGTGGTGAATTTGGATAATCCCTATGGCGATCGCCTCGCCCACAAACTTGGAGAAAAAGCCTGGGGTTACAGTCTCCAAGATGCCGCTGCGGATCTTTACATGGATCGCCTGATCTACACTGCTACGGGTGTTCAAGGCCGCTTAAAAACACCCATGGGCACAGTGGAATTCACGTCGCCCTTAGTTGGTCAGTTCAACCTCGAAAATGTGATGGCCGCCATCGGTGCGGGTCTGGCTTTGGGCTTGGATTTAGACCAGATGATTACCTGTCTGCCGCAGTTCCAAGGGGTGCCCGGTCGCATGGAACGGGTGATTGTGGCGGAGGATCAAGACATTAGTGTGATCGTTGATTATGCCCACACCCCCGACAGTTTAGAAAATCTCCTGAAAGCATCCCGGCCTTTTATCGCCAAAAAAATGATCTGTGTGTTTGGTTGCGGTGGCGATCGCGATCGCACCAAAAGACCCTTGATGGGGAAAATCGCTGCGACACAATCCGATTGGGCTGTGGTGACCTCCGATAATCCGCGCACGGAAGATCCCAAGCAAATTTTGGCCGATGTGGTGGAAGGCATTCCCGAAAATATTCAATTTCTCGTAGAAGCAGACCGAGCCACAGCGATCCAGCGGGCAATTGTCGAGGCGCAACCGGGGGATGGGGTGCTCATCGCTGGCAAAGGTCACGAAGATTATCAAATTCTGGGCACTGAAAAAATTCACTTCGATGACCGGGAAGAAGCCCGCAAAGCCCTCGGCGATCGCCGCCAAAAAAACGCCTAA